The Falco peregrinus isolate bFalPer1 chromosome 9, bFalPer1.pri, whole genome shotgun sequence genome includes a window with the following:
- the SLC5A12 gene encoding sodium-coupled monocarboxylate transporter 2 yields the protein MSNFIAPEVKKFVVWDYIVFAALFLVCASIGIFFAVKERKKKTSKEFLVGGKQMTCGPIAFSLTSSFMSAVTVLGTPSEVYRYGASFVLFFLSYALVIIFTAELFLPVFYRSGITSTYEYLELRFNKMVRFAATLIYILQTILYTGIVVYAPSLALNQVTGFDLWGSVAATGIVCTFYCTLGGLKAVVWTDAFQMIVMVAGFVAVLIRGTTLNGGSTKVWEDAYEGSRLSIFDFDVDPLRRHTFWTIVIGGTFTWLGLYGVNQSTIQRCISCKSEKHAKLALYLNLLGLWTVLVCAVFCGLVMYTHYKSCDPWTADFISAPDQLMPYFVMDIFSSMPGVPGLFVACAFSGTLSTVAASINALATVTFEDLVKKGFPNLSEKMSTWISKGLCILYGVLCTSMAAAASLLGGVVQASLSIHGMCGGPMLGLFTLGIVFPCANWKGAVGGLVAGITLAFWAGTGSFIYPAPPTKSIPLQLSTLNCTLANSTGVLTTAAAPTAAPDRPLLADTWYSLSYLYFSAIGCLGCATTGLLISFVTGPTKGEDIPPVLIKPVCNLFCFWSERLKASLWCGVRHGSQEVDIEKNLPKVIANKTGSDDVFKSKTKENKRQFPDYNPKEKSYTNMSKESRL from the exons ATGTCCAACTTCATAGCTCCAGAGGTCAAAAAATTTGTGGTGTGGGACTACATTGTTTTTGCAGCGCTATTTTTAGTATGTGCTAGCATCGGAATCTTTTTTGCAgttaaagagaggaaaaagaaaacctcaaagGAATTCTTGGTGGGCGGCAAACAGATGACGTGTGGACCTATAGCCTTCTCGCTCACATCAAGCTTCATGTCAGCAGTTACCGTTCTGGGGACACCCTCCGAAGTTTATCGCTATGGGGCATCCTTTGTGCTCTTCTTCCTTTCATATGCGCTGGTCATCATTTTCACTGCGGAACTTTTTCTACCTGTATTTTACAGATCTGGCATTACAAGCACTTATGAG TATTTGGAGTTAAGATTTAACAAGATGGTCCGTTTTGCTGCAACATTGATCTACATCCTGCAAACG atcCTTTACACAGGAATAGTGGTTTATGCTCCATCACTGGCACTCAACCAAG TGACTGGATTTGATCTCTGGGGCTCTGTAGCTGCAACAGGAATTGTCTGCACTTTCTATTGCACTCTG GGAGGATTAAAAGCTGTCGTCTGGACAGACGCATTTCAAATGATTGTCATGGTGGCTGGCTTCGTGGCGGTTTTGATTCGAGGAACTACTCTGAACGGAGGATCGACCAAGGTCTGGGAAGATGCTTATGAAGGATCACGGCTGAGCATATTTGA TTTTGATGTCGACCCTTTGAGACGACATACCTTTTGGACGATTGTTATTGGGGGAACATTTACATGGCTAGGGCTCTATGGAGTTAATCAGTCCACAATACAGAGATGCATTTCTTGCAAATCGGAAAAGCATGCTAAACT GGCACTTTACCTGAATTTATTGGGGCTTTGGACAGTCCTGGTGTGTGCAgtattttgtggtttggtgATGTACACTCATTACAAGAGTTGTGACCCTTGGACTGCTGATTTCATTTCAGCACCTGATCAG CTCATGCCGTATTTTGTTATGGACATCTTTTCTTCGATGCCAGGAGTCCCAGGACTGTTCGTTGCCTGTGCATTCAGTGGAACGCTAAG CACGGTAGCTGCCAGTATCAATGCTTTAGCAACTGTTACCTTTGAAGACTTGGTCAAGAAAGGTTTCCCAAACCTCTCTGAGAAGATGAGTACATGGATTAGCAAAGGCTTAT GTATATTATACGGTGTCCTGTGTACTTCGATGGCTGCAGCGGCATCGCTGCTGGGAGGAGTTGTGCAG GCTTCCCTCTCCATCCATGGGATGTGTGGCGGACCCATGCTGGGATTATTTACCCTGGGAATTGTGTTTCCTTGTGCTAActggaag ggcgCTGTCGGAGGCCTCGTGGCTGGGATCACCTTAGCTTTTTGGGCTGGTACCGGCTCTTTCATTTACCCTGCACCCCCAACAAAGTCCATTCCTCTGCAACTGTCGACTCTCAACTGCACGCTGGCTAACAGCACCGGGGTGCTGACGACGGCGGCGGCTCCCACCGCAGCTCCAGACAG GCCTTTGCTGGCTGATACCTGGTACTCCCTGTCCTACCTGTACTTCAGTGCCATCggctgcctgggctgtgccACCACAGGGCTGCTGATTAGCTTTGTAACAG gaCCCACTAAAGGAGAAGATATCCCACCAGTGTTAATTAAGCCAGTGTGCaacctgttttgcttttggtcGGAAAGGCTGAAAGCTTCCCTATGGTGCGGCGTGCGGCATGGCAGCCAGGAG gtggacattgaaaaaaatctgcctaAAGTTATTGCAAATAAAACTGGATCAGATGACGTCTTCAAGagtaaaaccaaagaaaacaaacgCCAGTTCCCTGATTACAATCCCAAGGAAAAATCCTATACTAATATGAGCAAAGAATCTCGCCTCTAG